A region from the Triticum aestivum cultivar Chinese Spring chromosome 3D, IWGSC CS RefSeq v2.1, whole genome shotgun sequence genome encodes:
- the LOC123079093 gene encoding anthocyanidin 5,3-O-glucosyltransferase has product MGSTVVLYTWMVRGHLHPMTQLANHLAGHGVPVTVVVADVPSTGDSPQTIARLSASYPAVSFHLLPPATTRSEDAADPNADPFITLIADIRATNAALLAFLRSLPSVKALITDFFCAYGLDAAAELGVPAYVFFTLCVSALATFLHIPVMRSAVSFGEMGRSLLHFPGVHPIPASDLPEVLLDRDNRQYSTTLGLFKQLPRAKGILSNTFEWLEPRAVKAIKEGIPRPGESLPKLFCVGPLVGEERGSNADHDCLVWLDKQPAGSVVFVCFGSASSVPAEQLNEIAVGLEKSDHAFLWAVRAPVAPDADSTKRFEGRGEAAVDALLPDGFLDRTRGRGMVLSSWAPQVEVLRHPATGAFVTHCGWNSTLEAVMAGVPMLCWPMYAEQRMNKVFVVEEMKLGVAMNGYDEAMVKAEEVEAKVRLVMESEQGNEIRQRMTKAREIAANALEIGGSSVAAIVDLLDNLKISTND; this is encoded by the coding sequence ATGGGAAGCACCGTCGTGCTGTACACATGGATGGTGAGGGGTCACCTCCACCCCATGACGCAGCTCGCGAATCACCTCGCCGGGCATGGCGTTCCCGTCACCGTCGTCGTCGCCGATGTTCCGTCCACAGGTGACTCCCCACAAACCATTGCCCGCCTCTCTGCCTCCTACCCTGCTGTATCCTTCCACCTGCTCCCGCCGGCAACAACTCGCTCTGAGGACGCGGCCGATCCCAACGCCGACCCTTTCATCACCCTCATCGCCGACATCCGCGCCACCAACGCTGCTCTCCTCGCCTTTCTGAGATCTCTCCCGTCTGTGAAGGCTCTCATCACCGACTTTTTCTGCGCGTACGGGCTTGACGCAGCCGCGGAGCTCGGCGTCCCAGCCTACGTGTTCTTCACCCTTTGCGTGTCGGCTCTTGCCACCTTCCTGCATATCCCCGTCATGCGCTCCGCCGTCTCCTTCGGGGAGATGGGTCGCTCCTTGCTGCACTTCCCTGGAGTTCACCCAATTCCGGCGTCCGACTTGCCGGAGGTCCTGCTCGATCGTGACAACAGGCAGTACAGTACCACTCTTGGTCTCTTCAAGCAGCTTCCCAGAGCGAAGGGCATTTTGTCGAACACGTTCGAGTGGCTGGAGCCCCGCGCCGTGAAGGCGATAAAGGAGGGAATTCCCCGCCCCGGCGAGTCACTGCCGAAACTGTTCTGCGTCGGTCCATTGGTCGGCGAGGAGAGAGGGAGCAACGCGGATCACGACTGCCTAGTGTGGCTGGACAAGCAGCCGGCGGGGAGCGTGGTCTTCGTCTGCTTCGGGAGCGCGAGCTCGGTGCCGGCGGAGCAGCTAAATGAGATAGCCGTGGGGCTGGAGAAGAGCGATCACGCGTTCCTCTGGGCCGTGCGCGCGCCTGTCGCGCCGGATGCCGACTCGACGAAGCGGTTCGAGGGGCGGGGTGAGGCGGCGGTGGATGCGCTGCTGCCGGATGGATTCTTGGACAGAACACGGGGGCGCGGAATGGTGCTGTCGTCCTGGGCGCCGCAGGTGGAGGTGCTCCGGCACCCGGCGACTGGAGCGTTTGTGacgcactgcgggtggaactcCACGCTGGAGGCGGTCATGGCGGGGGTGCCGATGCTGTGCTGGCCGATGTACGCGGAGCAGAGGATGAACAAGGTGTTCGTCGTGGAGGAGATGAAACTTGGGGTGGCCATGAACGGCTACGACGAGGCGATGGTGAAAGCGGAGGAGGTAGAGGCCAAGGTGAGACTGGTCATGGAGTCCGAGCAAGGGAACGAGATCAGGCAGAGGATGACGAAGGCGCGAGAGATTGCTGCCAATGCACTGGAGATCGGTGGATCCTCGGTGGCAGCAATCGTTGACTTGCTGGATAATCTGAAGATTTCGACAAACGACTGA